TCACGCCATGAGTTCGTTATCCACGGTTTGCAACTATCAGCCCGGGCCAGATCAATAAGAATGCCCGCCTCTATAAGAAGCTGAAAACTGCCACTACCAAGGAGCGAAACATGCACATTACTTACTTCATCCTTCCCTTTTCCTTGCTGGCCGCGCTGCCCCTGGCGGCCGCGGCCGTAGAGGACAAGCCCGAAGGTTTTATCGAAGGCAGCCGCTTCAACGTGCTGGCGCGCACGTTTTACTTCAACCGTGATGACCGCAAGGGCCAGTCCAGCCCTACCGGCAACGGCTACTCCGAAGCCTTGGCGCAGGGCTTGATCGGCAAATTCGAGTCCGGGTTTACCCAAGGCACGGTTGGCTTCGGCCTGGATGCCTTTGGCATGTATGGCCTCAAGCTCGACTCGGGCACCGGTCGCAGCGGCGGCAAGGGTTCGTTCGGCGTACTGCCGGTAGACAGCGACAACCACCCCGAAAGTGGTTACAGCAAATTCGGTGGCGCAGCGAAACTGCGGGTGCTGGATACGGTAATCAAAGCCGGCGACGTGTTCCCCGCCACACCGGTGGTCGCCGCTGGCGATTCGCGCCTGTTGCCGCAAAGCTTTCGCGGCGTCACCGCGCAGAACACCAGCCTTGAGGGCTTGAGCCTGCAAGGCGGGCGCCTGAGCGGTATGAGCCAGCCGAGTGAAAGTGGCATGAACAAGGGCTTTGCGACCTTCTATGCAGGCAAGGTCGACTCACCCTGGATCGGCTATTTCGGTGGTGACTACACCGTCAACAAACACCTGAGTGTCAGCCTGTACAGCAGCCGTTTAAAAGACGCCTGGGACCAGTACTACGTCGGTACCAACGCCAGTTACCCGCTGAGCGAAGACGTGTCCTTGTTCGGCGACGTCAACTATTACAAGGCCGTGGATGAAGGCAAAAAACTGCTCGGCGAATTCAATAACAACATCTGGAGCGCCAGGCTTGGGGTCAAGGTCGGCGCCCACAGCCTGGCCCTCTCGCACCAGCGCAACAACGGCAATGACGACTTCGATTACCTGCGCCAGTCGGACTCGATCTTCCTCAACAACTCGATCCAGTACAGCGATTTCAACTCGCCCAAGGAGCGCTCATGGATGGCGCGCTACGACCTGGACATGCAGGCCTTCGGCATTCCCGGCCTGTCATTCATGACCCGCTACGCCAAAGGCACCGGCGCCGACTACAGCAATGCCAACGCGGTGTACATGCGCCGCGATGCGGCGGGTAACCCGCTGACCGATCAACGCCGTTGGGAACGGGATATCGAGGCCAAGTATGTGGTGCAAAGTGGCAGCCTCAAGGATTTGTCCTTGCGTTTACGCCAAGCCACTGTGCGCTCCAGTGCATTCGAGTCAGACCTGGAGGAAGTTCGCTTGATTGCAGAGTATCCACTGGTTGCACTGTGAGTGATTACATTCGCTTGCCGTTAACTAACATCTGTTCACAAATATCCAGTTATCAAAACTGTAATATTGGGCTCAGCTTCTCGTTAAGTTGAACTTCCTATACTCGCATCAACTTGTTTGCACCGAGCAACATTCGTCTCTAGAAGCTTTTTTGTAGCTCCTTTGGAAAAGAGATGAATTTTTAACGCCCCTCGGGGCGTTTTTTTTTGCGGGCAGGTTTAACAGCGGCCAATGGTCACAGTTGACCCTGAAGCTACTTCACGGTTCAGACTTTTCCTACTCACAAAACACCTAATTCCATAAGGAAATGGAGCCCTTCTCCCTCAGTAAAAGGTAAACCCCCATGCGTATCCTTGTGGTTGAGGACGAGCAAAAAACTGCCGACTACCTGCAACAGGGCTTGAATGAAAGCGGCTATGTGGTGGACTGCGCGTCCAATGGCATCGACGGCCTGCACCTGGCCGGGCAGCACGCCTATGAGTTGGTCATTCTCGACGTCAACCTGCCGGGCAAGGATGGCTGGGAAGTGCTGGAGCAATTGCGCCGCAATGGCACGCAACGGGTGATGATGTTGACTGCCCGTGGCCGCCTGGCCGACAAGATCAAAGGCCTGGACATGGGCGCCGATGATTACTTGGTCAAACCTTTCGAATTTCCCGAGTTGCTGGCCCGGGTGCGTACCCTGTTGCGGCGCAGCGAACATATCCCGCAGCCAGACGTGTTCCGCGTATTGGACCTGGAGCTGGACCCGCGCCGCCATCGCGCCTATCGCGGCACCCGCCGTATAGACCTGACCACCAAGGAGTTCGCGCTGTTGCAGGTGCTGATGCGCCAGACCGGCGAAGTACTGACCCGCACGCAGATTATTTCCCTCGTGTGGGACATGAATTTCGACTGCGACACCAATGTGGTGGAAGTCTCCATCAGCCGCCTGCGGGCCAAGGTCGACGACCAGAGCGAGGTCAAGTTGATCCACACCATTCGCGGCGTGGGTTATGTGCTGGAGGCGCGCGGATGAGAACCGGCAGTTTGTCGATGCGCCTTGGCTTGACGGTCAGCCTGATGGGCGCCGGCCTGGTGCTGTTGCTGGCGACCCTGGCGTACGTGGCACTGACCCACGAATTGGAAAAGCTCGCGCGCAAGAACCTGGAAAGCAAGATGGAGCAAATCCAGCACAGCCTGGCCCAAGGCCTGGATGCCAACCGCATCCGTGCCCGCCCGCACTCGTTGATGGACCTGGTGATCGGCCACGACAATTTCTACCTGACCATCGTCGGCACCGCGCCGGATGAAAGCGTACTGCTGAGCATCGGCGCCAAGCCCCAGGAGCCTTTGCTCACAGACTTCACCCCCAAGGAAACCCTTGGCTACCTCAATTGGGCCGACAGCAATGGCAACCAGGTGCTCAGCGCCTCCAGCCTGATGCGCCTGGCCAATGGCGAAAGGGTGCGCGTGCTGCTGTCGCTGGATCGCATGGACGACCAGGCGTTGCTCAGTGCCTACCTGCGCGCCACTTTGATTGCCCTGCCGATGCTGCTGATCCTGATCGGCATGGGCGCCTGGTGGTTGGTACAACGCGGGCTCGCGCCGTTGAAGCAGTTCAGCCATGTGGCGGCCAAAGTCACCACCCAGGACCTGACCCACCGTTTATCCGTCGACAACCTGCCCCATGAGCTGGGCGAATTGGCCCATGGCTTCAATGTGATGCTCGACCGCCTGGACGCGGGCGTGCAACAGCTGTCGCAATTCTCCGACGACCTGGCCCACGAAATGCGCGCGCCCCTGACCAACCTGATGGGCAAGGCCCAGGTGACGCTGTCCCGCCAGCGGCCACCGGAGGAATACAAAGCGGTGCTGGAGTCCAACACCGAAGAGCTCGAACGCCTGGCGCGCATCGTCTCCGACATGCTGTTTCTGGCCCAGGTCAGCCATCCGGCCGCGCGGGGCTCATTTACCCAAGTGTCGCTCGCGGACGAAGCCCATCGGGTGATAGATTTGTTTGCCCTGAGTGCCGAAGACAAACAACTGACCCTGACCCTCAGCGGCGATGCCCAGGTGCAGGGCGACCGCCTGATGATTCAGCGCGCCCTGTCCAATCTGCTGTCCAATGCCATTCGCCACAGCCCGGCGCAATCGCATATTTCAATGCTGGTGGAGGCCTATGGCAATCAGGTTGCGCTGTCAGTCGGCAACCCCGGCCCCGGGATCGAAGCGCAGCACTTGCCGCACCTGTTCGAACGTTTCTACCGCGTCGACAGCAGCCGCGCCCGCACCGAAGGCGGCACCGGGCTGGGCCTGGCCATCGTGCAATCCATCATGGCCCTGCACCAGGGGCAGGCTGACGTGCGCAGCCTGCCCGGTGGCTTTACCTTGTTTAGGCTGGTGTTTCCTCTTCCTTGCGATGCGCCCACTGGTACAGCGCCGGCAGCACCAGCAAGGTCAGCAACGTAGAGGAAATAATCCCGCCGATCACCACCGTTGCCAGCGGCCGCTGCACTTCGGCGCCGGTGCCGGTGGCGAGCGCCATGGGGATAAAACCAAGTGACGCTACCAGCGCCGTCATCAACACCGGGCGCAAGCGTGTCAGCGCGCCTTCGTTGACCGCCAACGCTAACGAGCGCCCTTCTTCACGCAGGTTGCGGATGAAGGCAATCATCACCAGGCCGTTCAGCACCGCCACACCGGACAACGCGATAAAACCCACGCCCGCCGAGATTGATAGCGGAATATCGCGTAGCCACAGCGCCATGATGCCACCGGTCAAGGCGAACGGAATCCCGGTAAACACCAGCAAGCCATCCTTGAGGTTGTTGAACATCATAAACAGCAACCCGAACACCAGCAGCAACGCCACCGGCACCACGATGCGCAAACGCTCGGAGGCTTCCTTCAACTGTTCGAACTGGCCGCCCCAGGTGGTCCAGTAACCGGCGGGCACTTTCACTTGGGTGCTGATGGCCGTCTCGGCCTCTTCAACAAACGAGCCAATATCGCGCCCACGCACGTTGGCGCTGACGATTACCAGACGCTTGCCGTTCTCGCGGCTGATCTGGTTCGGGCCGAGCACCAGATCCAGGCTCGCCACCTGGGACAAGGCAATAAAGCCCAACTGCCCCGCCGCACTGCCGGCCAACGCCGGCACCGGGATCAACAGCCGCGACAAGCCCTCGATATCGGTACGCAACGCGTCGGACAACCGCACCACCATGTCGAAACGCCGGTCGCCTTCGTACAACGTACCGGCCTGGCGCCCACCCACGGCCACGGCAATGGTGTCCTGCACATCGCCCACATTCAGGCCAAAACGTGCGGCTTTGTCACGGTCGATATTGATCGTCAGCACTGGCAGGCCGGAGGTCTGTTCCACCTTCACCTCCGAGGCGCCACCAAGCTTTTGCAACGTCTCGGCGATTTCCCCGGCGGTCTTGTTGAGCACCGCCATATCATCGCCAAACACCTTCACCGCCACATCACTGCGTACCCCGGAAATCAGCTCGTTGAAGCGCAGCTGGATCGGTTGCGACAGTTCATACGCACTGCCCGGCACAATCGCACTGGCGCGTTGGATATCGGCGATCAGCGCTTCGCGGGACTTGTTCGGATCCGGCCATTGGTCCTTCGGTTTAAGCATCACATAGCTGTCGGAAATGTTCGGCGGCATTGGGTCGGAGGCGATTTCCGCCGTGCCGGTGCGCGCAAATACACGCTCGATTTCCGGCACTTGGGCGATCAGTATTTTTTCCAGCTGCTGTTGCATCTGCACCGATTGCGACAGGCTGGTACCGGGTACGCGCAAAGCCTGCTGGGCGAAGTCGCCTTCACTGAGGCTGGGGATAAACTCACTGCCCATGCGACTGGCCACCGCGCCCGAGGCGACGATGGTCAGCACTGCCAAACCGAACACTAATGAACGGCGCGTCATCACCCAATCCAGCACCGGCGCATAGACCCGACGTGCAGTGCGCATCACCAGGTTTTCTTCTTCCTTGACCTTGCCGGTCACAAACAAGGCAATTGCGGCCGGCACGAACGTCACCGACAGAATCATCGCGCCCAGCAGCGCAATCACCACAGTGAAGGCCATGGGATGGAACATCTTCCCGGCCACGCCAGTAAGGGCGAAGATCGGCAGGTAAACCACCATGATGATCAGTTGCCCGAAGATCAGCGCACGCCGTGCTTCCTTGGCCGCCGCGAACACTTCGTGCAGGCGCTCGCTGCGCGTTAACAACCGCCCGTGCCGCTGCTGTGCATGGGCCAGGCGGCGGATCGCGTTTTCGACGATCACCACCGCGCCGTCGACGATAATGCCGAAGTCCAACGCGCCCAGGCTCATCAGGTTGGCGCTGACTTTGTTGGTGAACATGCCGGTAAAAGTGAACAACATCGCCAGCGGGATCACCATCGCCGTGATCAGCGCCGCGCGGATATTGCCGAGGAACAGAAACAGTACGGCGACCACCAACAGCGCGCCTTCGAAAAGGTTTTTCTTCACGGTGGCGATGGCTTTTTCCACCAGGTTGGTACGGTCGTAGACCGTCACGGCGACCACACCGGCGGGCAGTGAGCGGTTGATCTCTGCGAGTTTCTTCGCCACCGCCTGGGACACGGTGCGGCTGTTTTCACCGATCAACATAAACACCGTGCCCAGCACCACTTCACGCCCGTTTTCGGTGGCCGCACCAGTGCGCAACTCACGGCCGATTTCCACCTGCGCCACATTACGCACGCGGATCGGCGTGCCGTCGGAGCTGGTGATGACGATGTTGGCGATATCATCAATGGACGCCACCTGCCCCGGCGCGCGGATCAGCAATTGTTCGCCGCTGCGCTCGATATAACCGGCGCCGACGTTGGCATTATTGCGCTCCAGCGCCGTGACCAGATCGCCCAAGGTCAGGTTGTAGGCCGCCAGGCGCTTGGGGTCCGGGGCTATCTGGTATTCCTTGGCGAAACCACCGATGGTGTTGATCTCGGCCACGCCCGGCACATTGCGCAATTGCGGCTTGATGATCCAGTCCTGGATCACGCGCAGGTCGGTCGGCGTGTAGGGCGTGCCGTCGTCCTTGCGCGCGCCGTCTTCGGCCTCGACGGTCCACAGGAAAATCTCCCCAAGGCCGGTGGAAATCGGCCCCATCGCGGTTTCGATACCCAACGGCAATTGCCCGCGTGCCACTTGCAGGCGCTCGTTGACCAATTGACGGGCGAAGAACAGGTCGGTGCCGTCTTTGAAAATCACCGTCACCTGGGACAACCCCGAACGCGACAGCGAACGCGTCTGTTGCAGACCCGGCAGCCCGGCCATGGCGGTTTCAATCGGAAAAGTGATGCGTTGCTCGGTTTCCAGCGGTGAAAAACCGGCCGCCGCCGAGTTGATCTGCACCTGCACGTTGGTGATGTCGGGCACCGCGTCGATGGGCAACTTTTGATAGCTGGCGA
The window above is part of the Pseudomonas sp. KBS0710 genome. Proteins encoded here:
- a CDS encoding OprD family porin; this encodes MHITYFILPFSLLAALPLAAAAVEDKPEGFIEGSRFNVLARTFYFNRDDRKGQSSPTGNGYSEALAQGLIGKFESGFTQGTVGFGLDAFGMYGLKLDSGTGRSGGKGSFGVLPVDSDNHPESGYSKFGGAAKLRVLDTVIKAGDVFPATPVVAAGDSRLLPQSFRGVTAQNTSLEGLSLQGGRLSGMSQPSESGMNKGFATFYAGKVDSPWIGYFGGDYTVNKHLSVSLYSSRLKDAWDQYYVGTNASYPLSEDVSLFGDVNYYKAVDEGKKLLGEFNNNIWSARLGVKVGAHSLALSHQRNNGNDDFDYLRQSDSIFLNNSIQYSDFNSPKERSWMARYDLDMQAFGIPGLSFMTRYAKGTGADYSNANAVYMRRDAAGNPLTDQRRWERDIEAKYVVQSGSLKDLSLRLRQATVRSSAFESDLEEVRLIAEYPLVAL
- a CDS encoding CusA/CzcA family heavy metal efflux RND transporter; translated protein: MFERLIQFAIEQRIIVLLAVLLMAGVGIASYQKLPIDAVPDITNVQVQINSAAAGFSPLETEQRITFPIETAMAGLPGLQQTRSLSRSGLSQVTVIFKDGTDLFFARQLVNERLQVARGQLPLGIETAMGPISTGLGEIFLWTVEAEDGARKDDGTPYTPTDLRVIQDWIIKPQLRNVPGVAEINTIGGFAKEYQIAPDPKRLAAYNLTLGDLVTALERNNANVGAGYIERSGEQLLIRAPGQVASIDDIANIVITSSDGTPIRVRNVAQVEIGRELRTGAATENGREVVLGTVFMLIGENSRTVSQAVAKKLAEINRSLPAGVVAVTVYDRTNLVEKAIATVKKNLFEGALLVVAVLFLFLGNIRAALITAMVIPLAMLFTFTGMFTNKVSANLMSLGALDFGIIVDGAVVIVENAIRRLAHAQQRHGRLLTRSERLHEVFAAAKEARRALIFGQLIIMVVYLPIFALTGVAGKMFHPMAFTVVIALLGAMILSVTFVPAAIALFVTGKVKEEENLVMRTARRVYAPVLDWVMTRRSLVFGLAVLTIVASGAVASRMGSEFIPSLSEGDFAQQALRVPGTSLSQSVQMQQQLEKILIAQVPEIERVFARTGTAEIASDPMPPNISDSYVMLKPKDQWPDPNKSREALIADIQRASAIVPGSAYELSQPIQLRFNELISGVRSDVAVKVFGDDMAVLNKTAGEIAETLQKLGGASEVKVEQTSGLPVLTINIDRDKAARFGLNVGDVQDTIAVAVGGRQAGTLYEGDRRFDMVVRLSDALRTDIEGLSRLLIPVPALAGSAAGQLGFIALSQVASLDLVLGPNQISRENGKRLVIVSANVRGRDIGSFVEEAETAISTQVKVPAGYWTTWGGQFEQLKEASERLRIVVPVALLLVFGLLFMMFNNLKDGLLVFTGIPFALTGGIMALWLRDIPLSISAGVGFIALSGVAVLNGLVMIAFIRNLREEGRSLALAVNEGALTRLRPVLMTALVASLGFIPMALATGTGAEVQRPLATVVIGGIISSTLLTLLVLPALYQWAHRKEEETPA
- a CDS encoding heavy metal response regulator transcription factor — its product is MRILVVEDEQKTADYLQQGLNESGYVVDCASNGIDGLHLAGQHAYELVILDVNLPGKDGWEVLEQLRRNGTQRVMMLTARGRLADKIKGLDMGADDYLVKPFEFPELLARVRTLLRRSEHIPQPDVFRVLDLELDPRRHRAYRGTRRIDLTTKEFALLQVLMRQTGEVLTRTQIISLVWDMNFDCDTNVVEVSISRLRAKVDDQSEVKLIHTIRGVGYVLEARG
- a CDS encoding heavy metal sensor histidine kinase; the encoded protein is MRTGSLSMRLGLTVSLMGAGLVLLLATLAYVALTHELEKLARKNLESKMEQIQHSLAQGLDANRIRARPHSLMDLVIGHDNFYLTIVGTAPDESVLLSIGAKPQEPLLTDFTPKETLGYLNWADSNGNQVLSASSLMRLANGERVRVLLSLDRMDDQALLSAYLRATLIALPMLLILIGMGAWWLVQRGLAPLKQFSHVAAKVTTQDLTHRLSVDNLPHELGELAHGFNVMLDRLDAGVQQLSQFSDDLAHEMRAPLTNLMGKAQVTLSRQRPPEEYKAVLESNTEELERLARIVSDMLFLAQVSHPAARGSFTQVSLADEAHRVIDLFALSAEDKQLTLTLSGDAQVQGDRLMIQRALSNLLSNAIRHSPAQSHISMLVEAYGNQVALSVGNPGPGIEAQHLPHLFERFYRVDSSRARTEGGTGLGLAIVQSIMALHQGQADVRSLPGGFTLFRLVFPLPCDAPTGTAPAAPARSAT